One part of the Eleginops maclovinus isolate JMC-PN-2008 ecotype Puerto Natales chromosome 14, JC_Emac_rtc_rv5, whole genome shotgun sequence genome encodes these proteins:
- the ovol1a gene encoding putative transcription factor Ovo-like 1a, whose product MPRAFLVKKANVSPGKRNWSELPDHERGDVYIPVPIIPPSFVMEVEASPAEASPLCLTKYSLSDTHRSAELPSSTALGRPQSPAAEQRTDIRRRAQGSPYIRSKIKVTTGELPPDPSHLPLILPPVPTPASLTPNATVMPVALTTIPDQMEAVSMVTRSTGQSQYMCQVCQKTFQYQRMLNRHLKCHNDTKRHLCTFCGKGFNDTFDLKRHVRTHTGVRPYKCTLCEKAFTQRCSLESHMKKIHSVTQKYAYKERRNKLYVCEECGLTSGSQDELLIHLQSLHPDSALLKGKAARRGGGGGGEADESSPGSPHGAESDDTTGSAGQ is encoded by the exons ATGCCGAGGGCCTTTCTGGTGAAGAAGGCAAATGTTTCTCCGGGAAAGCGGAACTGGTCCGAGCTCCCTGATCATGAGCGAGGCGACGTCTACATCCCAG tcCCCATCATCCCACCCTCATTCGTGATGGAGGTTGAAGCGAGTCCCGCCGAGGCCTCGCCGCTCTGCCTCACCAAATACTCTCTCTCAGACACCCACAGAAGCGCCGAGCTGCCGTCCAGTACCGCTCTGGGCCGACCGCAGAGCCCGGCCGCCGAGCAGAGGACCGACATCCGGAGGAGAGCGCAGGGATCCCCTTACATCCGCTCCAAAATCAAG GTGACTACAGGTGAGCTTCCCCCGGATCCCTCTCACCTCCCTCTCATTCTACCTCCTGTTCCCACCCCGGCATCCCTCACTCCCAATGCCACGGTGATGCCCGTTGCCTTGACGACAATCCCTGACCAAATGGAAGCGGTTTCGATGGTGACCAGGTCGACAGGTCAGAGTCAGTACATGTGCCAG GTGTGCCAGAAGACCTTCCAGTACCAGCGGATGCTAAACAGACACCTGAAGTGCCACAACGACACCAAGAGACACTTGTGCACCTTCTGTGGGAAAGGCTTCAACGACACTTTCGACCTCAAGAGAcacgtacgcacacacacag GAGTCCGTCCCTACAAGTGCACCCTGTGTGAAAAGGCCTTCACCCAGCGCTGCTCCTTGGAGTCGCACATGAAGAAGATCCACAGCGTGACGCAGAAGTACGCCTACAAGGAGCGCCGCAATAAGCTGTACGTCTGCGAGGAGTGCGGCCTGACGTCGGGAAGCCAGGACGAGCTGCTCATCCACCTGCAATCGCTGCACCCCGACAGCGCCCTGCTGAAGGGGAAGGCAGCGAGGcgaggtgggggaggaggaggggaggctgACGAGTCGTCCCCTGGATCCCCTCATGGAGCGGAGAGCGATGATACCACCGGATCTGCAGGGCAGTAG
- the cmasa gene encoding N-acylneuraminate cytidylyltransferase A, translating to MATKRKAHSGGSGPRDGLPDAKKLSSEGAKRHVAAVVLARGGSKGIPLKNIKMLAGVPLLGWVLRAALDSKMFDSVWVSTDHDEIEKVGKSWGAQVHRRSKEVSRDSSSSLETLQEFARLNPEVDVICNIQATSPCLHPFHLKEALEMITKQGYDSVFSVVRRHQFRWVEVKQGSSELTSPLNLDPAARPRRQDWDGELCENGSFYFNCRELLMQNMVQGGKVAYYEMLPEYSVDIDVDIDWPVAEQRVLRFGYFGEPSPEVVRLLFCNISECLTAGRVFISASGEEMMSIHIRDTRGIRLLQKEGIEVVLLTSDLDPMTNQLKEKMSKRTGCQVVTVAEEPLHGLKAMIEERKLDWKDVAYMGSDQQDVCCLNVAGLSAVPRDAPSVAINAAKYTCHKFGGKGALREFAEHILLQREKAKSQMEQQRIDRHHF from the exons ATGGCCACCAAGAGGAAAGCTCATTCGGGGGGGAGCGGGCCGCGGGACGGGCTGCCGGACGCGAAGAAGCTCTCCAGCGAGGGTGCAAAGCGACACGTCGCCGCGGTGGTCCTGGCTCGCGGAGGGAGCAAAGGGATCCCCCTGAAGAACATCAAGATGCTGGCCGGGGTGCCTCTGCTCGGCTGGGTGCTCAGGGCTGCTCTGGACTCCAAGATGTTTGACAG TGTTTGGGTGTCCACCGACCACGACGAAATCGAAAAGGTGGGAAAATCTTGGGGTGCCCAGGTGCACCGCAGGAGCAAGGAGGTTTCCAGAGACTCTTCATCATCCTTGGAAACCCTCCAGGAGTTTGCCAGACTCAACCCAG AGGTGGATGTAATATGCAACATCCAGGCCACCTCCCCGTGTCTCCACCCGTTCCACCTGAAGGAGGCCCTCGAGATGATCACCAAGCAGGGCTACGACTCCGTGTTCTCCGTGGTCCGGAGACACCAGTTCCGCTGGGTGGAGGTCAAGCAAGGCA GCAGCGAGTTGACCAGTCCGCTGAACCTGGATCCGGCCGCCCGCCCGCGCCGTCAGGACTGGGACGGAGAGCTGTGTGAGAACGGATCCTTCTACTTCAACTGCAGAGAGCTGCTGATGCAGAACATGGTGCAG GGCGGGAAGGTGGCGTACTACGAGATGCTGCCGGAGTACAGCGTGGACATCGACGTGGACATCGACTGGCCTGTCGCTGAGCAGAGGGTCCTCAG gtTTGGTTACTTCGGTGAACCCTCCCCAGAGGTGGTACGTCTGCTGTTCTGCAACATCTCCGAGTGTCTGACGGCGGGACGCGTCTTCATATCGGCGTCCGGCGAGGAGATGATGTCCATCCACATCAGAGACACCCGGGGCATCCGCTTGCTGCAGAAGGAGGGCATCGAG GTGGTGCTGCTGACCTCCGACCTGGACCCCATGACCAATcagctgaaggagaagatgaGCAAGAGGACGGGCTGCCAGGTGGTGACGGTGGCAGAGGAGCCCCTCCACGGGCTGAAGGCGATGATTGAGGAGCGGAAGCTGGACTGGAAGGACGTGGCTTACATGG GAAGCGACCAGCAGGACGTCTGCTGTCTGAATGTAGCGGGGTTGAGCGCGGTCCCCCGAGACGCCCCCAGTGTCGCCATCAACGCCGCCAAGTACACCTGCCACAAGTTCGGGGGGAAGGGCGCGCTGCGGGAGTTCGCCGAGCACatcctcctgcagagagagaaagccaAGTCTCAGATGGAGCAGCAACGCATCGACCGCCACCACTTCTAA